Within Oncorhynchus keta strain PuntledgeMale-10-30-2019 chromosome 3, Oket_V2, whole genome shotgun sequence, the genomic segment GCCAGGTAGCTCCCCGTCTTCTTATCCATGAACTTATCTTTCACTACCTCTAAGATGTAGGCCACGCCACAAAGTAGGGCGAGGAAGGCGATCACAATCGAGTACAAACATTTTTTGCAGATGTAGAAGTTGGCGTACATGACGAAGACGGACGCGGTCATGAGAGCGGAGGACATCGCCATTCCCGTGGTGAAGTCGTCCCAGTCCAGACAAATCttgaggaggaggtggagcaTGAACATCTCAATGACGGTGATGATGAGGGTCATGATGGAGCAGAAGGCCCAGGTGAACATGGCATAGTTCCAGTAGGTGTGTTGAGTCTCGCCCTGAACAGCGGCCAGGATGAAGGTCAAGATGCCCAGCACTATCTGAGTCATGTGCAGGGCCCCTCGTCCATTTATTAGAGAGGAAGGAGTGAATACGGCTTCGGACAGGGCCTTTTTAATTTTGTCCATTGTCTCCGAGTGTGTGATGCCTCTTCTCCTCTATCAGGCTTTCTAGACCGCTGTAatggtagaggagagagtgagCTTCGTCTGAGCTATCCTCTTATCTGTTACCTAGTAGATAGCCAGTCACAATGTGCTTTGCATGATATTCATGAAACACAGTGTGCAGTATCAAGTTTTTGAAAGAGAGACTGGCTAAATGTTTTCAATTCAAGCATGGAAAACATCTGTGACAAATGCACACTCTCTCAAGTTTCCAAAGACAAAATGAAGCAAGGTTTATTTCAACCTTCAAAAAAAGGAGGGAGAGCTGCTTTGATAACTGGAATGAAAATAAGGAGAAGTGTTCATTGGAGAACGAGGTATAACTTATAGCAACCAATTAAGTTGCAGCTGTGTAAAAACATTGTACTTCAAAAAATACGAGAAGCATTTATTTTAGTGGATATCGCATTGCATTGCTTCTTCAGGGAAGGCCTGTGAGCCGCAATGCATTGGTGTGTTTTTgggttgtttttttaaataacaaaGCTTGTTAGACAGACTAAATAAAGTACATAAAAAAACGAATCTGGTAAGATGATTTTTATTGACGAGGATGTACTGAACGTACAACATATACAGTGCcaatcaaacgtttggacacacctattcattcaagggtttttctttatttttactattttctacattgtagaataacagtgaagacatctatgaaataacacatggaatcatgtagtaaccaaatctAAATCTAAAAAAAAGTAGTCACCCTTTTCCCTGATGGCAGCtttccacactcttggcattctctcaaccactttcaggaggaatgcttttccaacagtcttaaatgagttcccacatacgttgagcacttgttggctgcttgtccttcactctgcggtccatctcatcccaaaccatctcaattgggttgaggtcgggtgattgtggaggccaggtcatctgatgcagcactccatcactctccttcttggtcaaatatcacTTACatagtctggaggtgtgttttgggtcattgtcctgttgaaaaacaaagacatggcggttggaaccaaaaatctcatatttggactcatcagacaaaaggatacatttccaccggtctactgtccattgctcatgcttcttggcccaagcaagtctcttcttcttattggtgtcctttagtagttttTTCTTTGatgcaatttgaccatgaaggcctgattcacagagtctcctctgaacagttaatgtagagatgtctgttacttgaactctgaagcatttatttgggctgcaatctgaggggcagttaactctaatgaacttatcctctgcagcagaggtaactctgggtcttcctttcctgtggcggtcctcatgagagccaatttcatcatagcacttgagaGTTTTTGCAACTGtctaagttcttgaaatgtttcgggttgacagaccttcatgtcttgaagtaatgatggactgtcatttctctttgcttatttgagttgttcttgccataatatggacttggtctttccccaaatatggctatcttctgtataccaccttttccttgtcacaacacatagatataggctcaaatgcattaagaatgaaagacattccacaaatgaacttttaacaaggaacacctgttaattgaaatgcattccagatgattACCTcatcaagctggttgagagaatgccaagagtgtgcaaagctgtcatcaagacaaagggtgactacttcgaaaaatctcaaatataaaatatattttgatttgtttaacacttttatgtggttactacatggtgccatatgtgttatttcatggttgtgatgtcttcactattattctacaatgtaaaaataaagacaaatctttgaatgagtaggtgtgaccaaactttggactggtactgtatgtaggtgtcATCATGCACCAGTAGTACAATGAACTAAGCCACACGGGGAATAAATCAAGTTCGCAAAGTAAAGGAGCAGGTTGACACGTCAGTTTTGGCAGATAGAAGGACGAAGGTCATTCTGGAAGCTGAATACGGGCCACAGTGTCGCAGCGGAGGTGTACAGGAGAACGGTCGGGACATCAAAGCCAGCCAGGTACACCTCCAGAGGCTGCAGGAGATGTTTTACAGAGGGACAGAGGTTTAGGACGATGAAAAGGATCGTCAAGGGGAAACACAACGAGGAGATGATCACACAGCACTCCATTCCCTTGTCGTCGGTAAGGAACACAATTATGATGCATGCCCCAAATTCCACagcaaaacctaatacacacactctagtaaaggaatgagaatatataaatataaaaaatatggATGAGCAGTAACAGAGCGGCTGAGATGCGATAGATAGTGAAGAACAtatagtgaaggatacagtatacagtatatacatatgagatgagtaatgtgagaTATAGTATGTAAACATTCTTGAAGTGGcataattaaagtgactagttataacggcattcctcctcctcttctgattTCATAACAGCTAACATAACTTTTCATAATATAGTTATAACACTGTCAACCCATATTTACAGCTGTTATTACGTTTACAGACATATATTACGTTATTTTGTTGCTGGTTATGACGCCTACATAAGTGTCAAAACCCCACATTTATTCAAATCTGTTTTTTACCTGACAAGAAGTTTACTTTCATTTGAAAATGTGTTTCTTAAGTCCTTTGTTGTAATGGggagttttaacagtggccaagtaggctatTGTGGCTGtctgatcataatgtaggcctactgtaccaGAGtgggcctaccatcaaaaacaatggagaaaaacgccaaccataacattttaacatggaaatagctgttctatcgtTCAGCCTAGAAGTAGCAGCCAATGTTGTGGTGTTCAatgcctacattccatgagacttttggagagagaaaaaaacatgcagggcttgagaTGAACCTGTTTatcacttgtccttcagacaaggaggtgactgaaaatgtgtttacaaaataaaatgcattattattcccataccatgattacagagaatcagacaaattatgctacgcTCTTCCTATTGGCTACTTAGATTATTCAAGaccgtctcaaaatacaacacatccCCTTTAAGACATAAAAAAGCTCTTTACATGACTCGCTTTTCTAAGATGGCTAGAAATGcacacattttgtgctcttgCTGGAAGCAAGCACTCCCCCACTGTTGACTAGAAATGAGCTATAACTGCATTAATAACTCACTTACTAGAAAAGAATATGAACACATGTGCACAAGTGGCTACATGCAGCTTtcactttgatctcaaaacaagcaatCTTTTCGAGACCACTCATACTGTAGCctaaacacagtccagttaaaagtgaatggcacagatccatatatggcaatggctATTTGCATATAGTCCTACTGCAGCTATGATTGGTTATGGAGCACTAGTCTGTGTAGAATACACGCCTGAGTCGGGCAGGTCAATACAATAGAATTCTACTCTAATGCGCTCCGCCTACAAGAAAATCTCTTGCACAGTTACTTTTTCATACTAAATCTTGCATAGTTCGTTTTGTTTTGGTATATTACATTGACAGcaaaacgttgatagtgttaactgaAGGGGAAAACTaggaagttgagtgaagttcagtCTCACGCTTCTCTGTGTGAGTTCATATTTCTTCTGTGCAGCAGTCTGAGGGGAGCTGTGCGCCTGCACGCAGTTTAAAGGGAACATTGATTATGACCATCATAATGATATTAACCAGATCGGTCCATCATGTACATGCCCTTATGTCAGTCATCATTCcaaaagagggtgtcttgtcctgctcctgaaatctgctcctgcattcatcccagtcatcagcaacagaacattggggtaggtgcatgtctgacTTCAATTTGTGGGGATTACAATTAGAATTTTGATGGTTTTATAATTTCAGGAAATTGTATGTAAAggactgtaatgtaatgttttgccttgtgtggtaggttttgacactcttatgtaggtgtcataaccagccttAAAATAACTACCGtggttgttttttttttgttttgacactcttatgtacactaccgttataaagtttggggtcacttagaaatgtccttgttttgaaagaaaagctaatttttttgtccattcaaataacatcaaattgatcagaagtacagtgtagacattgttaatgttgtaaatgactattgtagctggaaatggctgatttttttaaatggaatatctatataggattacagaggcccattattagcaaccaccactcctgtgttccaatggcacgttgtgttagctaatccaagtttatcattttaaaaggctaattgatcattagaaaacccttttgcaattatgttaacacagctgaacATTGTTGTGCAGATCAAAGAACAAATAAAACTGGCATTCTTTAAACTAgttgagcatcagcatttgtgggttcaattacaggctcaaaatgtccagaaacgaaggactttcttctgaaactcgtcagtctattcttgttctgagaaatgaaggtttTCCATGCAAGTAATTGCTATgtggacatttctatgtgactgCAAACTCTTTAACTGTAGTGCAGGTGTCATAACCAGCTATAAAATAATCCAatgtcacaacaggtctaaatatgTGTTGtgagtgttatgaccatattatgtcaGGTtctgacaagttatgtcagctgttatgacatggcTATGACTATGTCATAACGTGCTATGATGCTGGGCgtcatgtaaagtgttaccagGACCTGTCTGGTTGACTGACATGTCAAGAAAGCAGAACAATGGCTTATCGTGGACAGATCTCTTCCCATTTAGCAATCATTGAGTTTATACaccgagtataccaaacattaggaacaccttgaGTTGCACACCACTCCTTTTGCCttcaaaacagcctcaattcgtcagggtaGGAACTCGACAAGTTGTCGAAAGCTTTCCACAGatgtgctggcccatgttgactccaatgcatccctcagttgtgtcaagttggctggatgccctttgggtggtggaccattcttgaaactgttgagcttgaaaaagccagcagcgttgcagttcttgacacactcaaaccggtgctcctggcacctacaaccataccctgttatttttgtcttgtcttgcccattcaccctctgaatggcacacatacacaatccatgtctcaattgtctcaaggcttgaacatccttctttaacctgtcttctcccctatatctacatttacatttacatttaagtcatttagcagacgctcttatccagagcgacttacaaattggtgcattcaccttatgagatccagtggaacagtcactttacaatagtgcatctaaatcttaaaagggggggaggtgagaaggattacttatcctatcctaggtattccttaaagaggtggggtttcaggtgtctccggaaggtggtgattgactccgctgtcctggcttcgtgagggagtttgttccaccattggggggccagagcagcgaacagttttgactgggctgagcgggaactgtacttcctcagtggtagggaggcgagcaggccagaggtggatgaacgcagtgcccttgtttgggtgtagggcctgatcagagcctggaggtactgaggtgccgttcccctcacagctccataggcaagcaccatggtcttgtagcggatgcgagcttcaactggaagccagtggagagagcggaggagcggggtgacgtgagagaacgtgggaaggttgaacaccagacgggctgcagcgttctggatgagttgtaggggtttaatggcacaggcagggagcccagccaacagcgagttgcagtaatccagacgggagatgacaagtgcctggattaggacctgcgccgcttcctgtgtgaggcagggtcgcactctgcggatgttgtagagcatgaacctacagcaacgggccaccgccttgatgttagttgagaacgacaggatgttgtccaggatcacgccaaggttcttagcgccctgggaggaggacacaatggagttgtcaaccgtgatggcgagatcatggaacgggcagtccttccccgggaggaagagcagctccgtcttgccgaggttcagcttgaggtggtgatccgtcatccacactgatatgtctgccagacatgcagagatgcgattcgccacctggtcatcagaagggggaaaggagaagattaattgtgtgtcgtctgcatagcaatgataggagagaccatgtgacttggtgtatagcgagaataggagagggcctagaacagagccctgggggacaccagtggtgagagcgcgtggtgaggagacagattctcgccacgccacctggtaggagcgacctgtcaggtaggacgcaatccaagcgtgggccgcgccggagatgcccaactcggagagggtggagaggaggatctgatggttcacagtatcgaaggcagccgataggtctagaaggatgagagcagaggagagagagttagctttagcggtgcggagcgcctccgtgatacagagaagagcagtctcagttgaatgactagtcttgaaacctgactgatttggatcaagaaggtcattctgagagagatagcgggagagctggccaaggacagcacgttcaagagtgtaggttttttcagaaggggtgcaactctcgctctcttgaagacggaagggacgtagccagcggtcagggatgagttgatgagcgaggtgaggtaagggagaaggtctccggaaatggtctggagaagagaggaggggatagggtcaagcgggcaggttgttgggcggccggccgtcacgacgcgagatttcatctggagagagaggggagaaagaggtcagagcacagggtagggcagtgtgagcagaaccagcggtgtcgtttgacttagcaaacgaggatcggatgtcgtcgaccttcttttcaaaatggttgacgaagtcatctgcagagagggaggagggggggggaggaggattcaggagggaggagaaggtggcaaagagcttcctagggttagaggcagaagctacACTGATTGatgtgacatcaataagtgatcataactttcacctggtcatggaaagagcaggtgttcttattaTGTTGTAGAATCATTGTATGTTTTGACAGCTTGCTATCTAAACCCAGCAGTTTTATCTCCTCAACATGCTGAATCGCCACATTACTCAATAATAGATCTAAACGATTATATTCAGCACCAGCCTATTGCTACTTACCCATTCTAAAGCTGACTCGAGCTCTATGTTATGGGTGTCAGTTATATGTTTTTCCGTCGTAGCCGACGTGTATACTGTTGAGTCATCAACAAAAACAATGGTTTTATTCAATGTCAGTGGAAGGTCATTagtaaaaacagaaaacaataatGGCCCAAgccagctgccctgcggtacactaCACTCAACTAAATTTTCATTAGAgtggcttccattaaagaaaaccctctgttCTATTAGATAAGTAACTCTCAATCCATGATAAGGCATAGGATGCAaatccataacacttttttttccAGCAATAGGTTATgattagggctgtggcggtcatgaccgttattgtcatgcaaaagccTGGCGGTCTCAAGGTAAATGGATACAAGCTGTCGATGCGCATCTACataaaaaagtctaataaatcaattcaatttacaccatctcaataaatccattattttagtcaggtctaaagaaacattataatatgaagaaaatgtatttcagaagaacagaatatgagttggcctactgtaggcctatgttgtctggCTATGCACCATgccataggctgtaggcttgttcatttagctgaGAAGGATATGCTTAAAAGtcattattttatagtaagaagaatataatttaACTTAACTGAATAAAATAGAAGGGACATCTTTCCCATTTACAGTGcgaaagtgatcatttgaaacaggtcctttATGCTGCATTTAGAGTTATTTggtaactttagttgtgaatgatacaaaaTGTAGAAGGTCTTggaaatcaaaacatatatgggccataccatacccggccaaaacaaagaaatacaaaaacatagaaaaaagaacatagaatgcccacccaaatcacaccctgaccaaaccaaaatagagacataaaagctcttaaggtcagggcgtgacacaatgggccattctaaatctAAAGGTGGAAAAAAGACCCACCGGTTCTTTTTGTAGGCTATTTCGGTTTTATAGTGGAGCTGTGCTTAATATGAGCAGCTGAGAACACTTATTTCCCTCCACCCAccaaccactgtttgaggagcatgctctcacttcCCTAACAGGTGATATTCTGCCCAAACTCTGTATTTCAATGGGATCGCCAATGTTGTTCCTGCAGTTACCGAATGCttaatttgggaaaccaagtgaaatctgttaGGGAACATCGATTGTTTTCGCAAAGAAAAGTATTTCactaaactgttgacagcccgCCTGGGCGCTCGAGAAAGGAATAAAGGAGAAAGAGTAGGACAGGCCAGGGCAAATATTTTCCATGGATATCTGATCTTCATATAGGTCACAACAATAGGCAAACaaagtctgcttaaactaataacacacaaacacgtacgt encodes:
- the LOC118369114 gene encoding myeloid-associated differentiation marker-like protein 2, with amino-acid sequence MDKIKKALSEAVFTPSSLINGRGALHMTQIVLGILTFILAAVQGETQHTYWNYAMFTWAFCSIMTLIITVIEMFMLHLLLKICLDWDDFTTGMAMSSALMTASVFVMYANFYICKKCLYSIVIAFLALLCGVAYILEVVKDKFMDKKTGSYLAALPGFWKVLEAFVSCIIFISLTGYDGKPALIMCIVAYVIPFPIIPIIIITNIFTKIKNCLPFNIDRFVFIFLVISVVLYTFAAIIWPIYTFRGNPRPSDCPGSFCIWAIQFMVAFMTYVNLILFIVDLVFTLLGICGFKRS